A region from the endosymbiont of Galathealinum brachiosum genome encodes:
- the gloA gene encoding lactoylglutathione lyase, which translates to MKRILHTMLRVSDLDNSIKFYTEIMGMKLLRTLEQSEEDYTLVFLGYGAEINTAVLELTYNHGVTEYNMGNAYGHIAVSVENIVEESRCIKEKGGEFSLEVTPLNGSNELIAFVVDPDGYQIELIEHK; encoded by the coding sequence ATGAAAAGAATTTTACATACGATGTTAAGGGTGAGTGATTTAGATAACTCGATAAAGTTTTATACAGAAATAATGGGTATGAAATTATTACGCACACTGGAACAGTCAGAGGAGGATTATACACTTGTGTTTCTTGGTTACGGCGCTGAAATAAATACAGCCGTTCTGGAATTAACCTACAACCATGGAGTAACAGAATATAACATGGGTAATGCTTATGGGCATATTGCTGTGAGTGTTGAAAATATAGTTGAAGAGAGTCGGTGCATTAAAGAAAAGGGCGGTGAGTTTTCTCTTGAGGTAACGCCGTTAAATGGCAGTAATGAATTGATTGCTTTTGTTGTTGATCCGGATGGATATCAAATTGAATTAATTGAACATAAATAA